Proteins encoded within one genomic window of Oncorhynchus masou masou isolate Uvic2021 chromosome 1, UVic_Omas_1.1, whole genome shotgun sequence:
- the LOC135549541 gene encoding rho family-interacting cell polarization regulator 1-like isoform X8 yields the protein MASPSKGARMFTGATKNPTPKIPQPERLDEVYSALRRGLQSFLQVHQLELGSLGQQIGESKRNGRLGSLYELDKQVKAIERFMRRLEFHLSKVEELYDAYCMQRRLRDGASKMVAAFNSATGSKEARESLNEANRGYREYTEHMCSLESELENQMGEFHIKMKGLIGYARLCAGDQYEVLMRYGRQRWRMKGRVEVSSKQVWDSEDNVFLPLITELLSIKVTELKSLANHVVVGSVSCETLDLFCPLPQTVAVDINDLGTVKLNLEVNWSPFDKDDQTSSSSTVSKRFLSNQSPPDTPSMREQVFYYLLRRPGELENGTVWSNSSESSDDSSSPAMGHTHRMMATHSLQTTPTIQISFNPRLSSVSTPSLLSNQEEGEPDATKGFGKTDSVKCTLLNGHLKFSRSLSHVSERAIDCASTNRLSDQSVESSETPEPLPCLDLEVSCVASHCSNQDMHEALDLLESGGPESCVSTPVDQGDAPSASTLQAEKPRAGVEPLPTDCVLGERLREEKSSAEHIHRLQSTQPQELTLPEETVTGRSHSRSFSFTQEVETALESFDFLNCSDLDDEEEEEKEQAEEEEDEQKRDEKEKEEEKEDETRDFAESSDECEDDVIEIIVEAPEGFRNEDCPPLDADCSSEEESSEQLQASSETKEEQEEEKEKEKVEDKKEEEQVTEMDIPATQEHGDEASCVETPLLNPQQYSHHCPLT from the exons ATGGCATCGCCCTCTAAAGGAGCCAGGATGTTTACAGGTGCTACCAAGAACCCAACCCCTAAAATACCTCAGCCTGAGAGACTGGACGAGGTGTACTCTGCACTGAGGAGAGGCCTaca GTCATTCCTGCAGGTCCACCAGCTGGAGCTGGGCAGCCTGGGGCAGCAGataggagagagcaagagaaatgGCCGTCTG GGGTCTCTGTATGAGTTGGATAAG CAAGTGAAGGCTATAGAGAGATTTATGCGTCGCTTGGAGTTCCACCTCAGCAAG GTAGAGGAGCTGTACGATGCTTACTGTATGCAGCGGAGGCTGAGGGATGGGGCCAGCAAGATGGTGGCAGCCTTTAACTCTGCCACAGGGAGCAAGGAGGCACGGGAGAGCCTGAATGAGGCCAACAGGGGCTACAGGGAGTACACTGAG cacaTGTGTTCGCTGGAGAGTGAACTGGAGAACCAGATGGGAGAGTTTCACATCAAGATGAAAG GTCTGATTGGCTATGCACGGTTGTGTGCAGGAGACCAATATGAG GTTCTGATGCGTTACGGGCGTCAGCGCTGGCGGATGAAAGGCCGCGTGGAGGTCAGCAGTAAACAGGTGTGGGACAGTGAAGACAACGTCTTCCTGCCTCTTATCACAGAGCTCCTGTCAATCAAG GTGACTGAGCTGAAGAGCTTGGCCAATCACGTGGTGGTTGGCAGCGTGTCCTGTGAGACACTAGACCTGTTCTGTCCACTGCCTCAGACGGTTGCTGTGGATATCAATGACTTGGGGACAGTAAAACTGAACCTAGAGGTCAACTGGAG tCCGTTTGATAAAGATGACCAGACCTCGTCCTCCAGTACGGTTTCGAAGCGCTTTTTGTCCAATCAGAGCCCTCCAGACACACCTTCCATGCGCGAGCAGGTGTTTTAT TATCTATTGAGGAGACCAGGGGAGCTGGAGAATGGTACAGTCTGGTCAAACTCCTCTGAATCATCAGACGACTCTTCCAGCCCAgccatgggacacacacacaggatgatgGCCACTCACAGCCTGCAGACCACACCCACTATCCAGATCTCCTTCAATCCCCGCCTATCAAGCgtctctaccccatccctcttGTCCAATCAGGAGGAAGGGGAGCCAGACGCCACCAAGGGATTTGGTAAAACAGACTCTGTGAAGTGTACACTGCTGAATGGCCATTTGAAGTTTTCGCGATCTCTCAGCCATGTCAGTGAGAGAGCCATAGACTGTGCTTCGACTAACAGGTTGTCTGACCAATCAGTTGAGTCCTCTGAAACTCCAGAACCCCTACCCTGCTTAGACCTTGAAGTCTCCTGTGTGGCTTCTCACTGCTCTAACCAGGACATGCATGAAGCCTTGGATTTGCTTGAGTCTGGGGGCCCAGAGTCATGTGTTTCAACCCCAGTGGATCAAGGTGATGCTCCTTCAGCCTCAACACTGCAGGCCGAGAAGCCTAGGGCTGGAGTTGAGCCTCTTCCCACAGACTGTGTACTGGGAGAGCGACTGAGGGAGGAAAAGTCCTCCGCGGAACACATTCACAGACTCCAATCTACTCAACCACAAGAGCTAACACTACCTGAAGAGACAGTGACT GGTCGATCTCACAGTCGGTCCTTCAGCTTCACTCAGGAAGTTGAGACTGCCCTGGAGAGCTTTGATTTTCTCAACTGCTCTGACCTTgatgatgaagaagaggaggagaaagaacaagcagaagaggaagaagatgaacagaagagggatgagaaggagaaggaagaagagaaggaagacgAGACAAGGGACTTTGCTGAGAG CAGTGATGAGTGTGAGGACGATGTTATAGAAATCATTGTCGAGGCCCCTGAAGGCTTCCGGAATGAGGACTGTCCTCCTCTAGATGCAGACTGCAGCTCTGAG gaggagagtagcgaGCAGCTGCAGGCCTCCAGTGAGACAAAGGAAGAGCAAGAGGAagaaaaagagaaggagaaagtggaagacaagaaggaggaggagcaggttACAGAGATGGACATCCCTGCCACACAGGAGCATG GTGATGAGGCATCCTGTGTTGAAACCCCGCTCCTCAACCCACAGCAGTATAGCCACCACTGTCCTTTAACATAA